A genome region from Glutamicibacter arilaitensis Re117 includes the following:
- a CDS encoding SipW-dependent-type signal peptide-containing protein: MAAASNQKSRKVKALLAGGLVLGVGAAVTLAAWTEQEWATGNFTAGSFNVQGSTDGAAWDENEIPGEAAAISFSLDPDGPNPAENLSPDTTVAGAFALRTAAGTTYDATVELLSSSATETTPGDSANLTYGIFIVDNMAACTEDAIPAAGNEVIANGTAFGSVSGATVINLAKGASTTETGAPVTLCFQVHAGAGLDEGQVNNATWQFEAASVE, encoded by the coding sequence ATGGCTGCTGCTTCGAACCAGAAGTCCCGTAAGGTCAAAGCTCTGCTCGCAGGCGGACTGGTCCTTGGTGTTGGAGCAGCGGTAACGCTGGCCGCCTGGACCGAACAGGAATGGGCCACTGGCAATTTCACCGCAGGTTCATTCAACGTCCAAGGCAGTACCGATGGCGCAGCATGGGACGAAAACGAAATACCAGGAGAAGCAGCCGCCATCTCTTTCTCTCTTGATCCAGACGGTCCAAATCCCGCTGAAAATTTGAGCCCGGACACCACTGTTGCTGGCGCATTTGCACTGCGCACTGCCGCGGGCACCACCTATGACGCAACAGTCGAATTACTGAGTTCCTCGGCGACCGAAACAACACCGGGTGACTCCGCAAACCTCACCTACGGCATTTTCATCGTCGATAACATGGCAGCCTGCACCGAGGATGCCATCCCAGCTGCTGGCAACGAAGTTATTGCGAACGGCACGGCTTTCGGATCTGTCTCTGGCGCAACCGTGATTAACCTGGCTAAAGGTGCCAGCACTACTGAAACTGGAGCTCCTGTGACCTTGTGCTTCCAAGTCCACGCCGGAGCAGGTCTTGATGAAGGTCAGGTCAACAATGCGACATGGCAGTTTGAGGCTGCCTCCGTCGAATAA
- a CDS encoding signal peptidase I encodes MIRKRTETAAKPRLATRLVDFGLTLLALGGSICLVLVVLGIALNISIMMFRTGSMSPTITAGSIAFVKEIPAGEIAVGDIVTVQQKESELPVTHRVIEIQEIRDDGVAVFRMQGDANDTADVQPYSVPTVKRVFISVPGIAPVIQWFTSPYLLGA; translated from the coding sequence TTGATCCGGAAACGTACCGAAACAGCAGCCAAGCCCCGCTTGGCAACGCGTTTGGTCGACTTCGGACTGACCTTGTTGGCCCTTGGAGGATCCATCTGTTTGGTCCTTGTCGTGCTCGGAATCGCCTTAAACATCTCCATCATGATGTTCCGGACCGGCTCGATGAGTCCTACCATCACTGCCGGCTCTATCGCCTTCGTCAAGGAAATTCCCGCTGGAGAAATAGCGGTGGGAGATATCGTCACCGTCCAGCAGAAGGAAAGCGAACTTCCGGTCACGCACCGCGTGATCGAGATCCAGGAAATCCGAGATGACGGGGTCGCTGTTTTCCGGATGCAAGGCGACGCCAACGATACTGCGGATGTCCAGCCATACAGCGTCCCTACGGTAAAGCGCGTATTCATTTCCGTCCCGGGGATCGCTCCAGTAATCCAATGGTTCACCTCGCCGTACTTGCTGGGGGCCTGA
- a CDS encoding LPXTG cell wall anchor domain-containing protein, with translation MTVPLLLFASVTAFMPSEVSGEQSVRIEGQHLQMESLPSAEMKKMSPGSSASWVVDTWSVAPDDGTIELSIMSGPAQSDATLPLVFAVTNCAVQLELPLDSGCPDGSPWETREFKTADLNAVKERKIVAFSASAKQRVVITGHLVADSAKAVHDASATILLSASGSGETISTSPDDTPNIPSTPKEENKALPPTGVENVLLLSVIGLVTLALGTLLARRSKVPGDIDA, from the coding sequence TTGACCGTCCCCCTGCTACTGTTTGCTTCGGTAACTGCTTTCATGCCGTCCGAGGTTTCTGGCGAGCAGTCGGTCCGCATCGAGGGTCAGCATCTGCAGATGGAGTCGTTGCCTTCCGCAGAGATGAAGAAGATGAGCCCTGGGAGCTCTGCCAGCTGGGTTGTAGATACCTGGTCAGTAGCTCCGGACGATGGAACGATCGAGTTATCGATTATGTCCGGCCCCGCTCAGAGCGATGCAACGCTTCCACTAGTTTTCGCTGTCACCAATTGTGCAGTGCAGCTCGAATTGCCCTTGGACTCCGGATGTCCCGATGGCTCGCCGTGGGAAACCAGAGAATTCAAAACCGCAGATTTGAACGCGGTAAAAGAGCGGAAAATCGTTGCTTTCAGCGCTTCAGCGAAACAACGAGTTGTAATCACCGGACACCTGGTGGCTGATTCAGCCAAAGCTGTTCATGATGCTTCGGCTACCATTTTGCTCAGCGCTTCAGGCTCCGGGGAAACAATTTCCACTAGCCCCGACGACACCCCCAACATTCCGTCCACTCCAAAAGAGGAGAATAAGGCACTTCCTCCTACAGGCGTTGAGAACGTGCTCCTGCTTAGCGTTATAGGCCTTGTCACCCTTGCTCTGGGAACTCTATTGGCTCGCCGTTCCAAAGTTCCCGGTGATATTGATGCCTAA
- the glsA gene encoding glutaminase A, translating into MNYPSEGNNETIPTDFDDVVQHVSTGALEHDRIDALLQEAHERYADADEGLLAHYIPILGQADPDLFGIAMSHVGGSVHTVGDCDYQFSIQSISKMFVYALVVQEHGREEVRERIGVNNTGMSFNSVMAVELNNGHPMNPMVNAGAIATTAMMPGKTAAKKWENVREGLSAFAGRPLTLDDEVYHSESLANERNKALGRLLKSYGRLENDPHDAVDVYTKQCSLNVTAHDLAVMGATLADGGVNPVTGKRVVDADVCRDTLATVASNGLYERSGEWLFEIGIPAKSGVSGGIVAVAPGKGAIGAFSPPLDMAGNSVRAQLAIGQLSRAMGLNLFASAPEKRT; encoded by the coding sequence ATGAACTATCCCTCGGAGGGGAATAACGAAACCATTCCCACCGACTTCGACGACGTCGTTCAGCATGTTTCGACCGGTGCGTTGGAACACGACCGTATCGACGCGCTGCTCCAAGAAGCCCATGAGCGCTACGCGGATGCAGATGAGGGCCTGCTGGCCCACTACATTCCGATTCTCGGCCAAGCAGACCCAGATCTATTCGGTATTGCCATGTCCCACGTAGGCGGTTCGGTGCATACTGTGGGTGACTGCGATTACCAGTTCTCCATCCAGTCAATCTCCAAAATGTTCGTCTACGCGCTGGTAGTCCAGGAGCATGGACGCGAAGAAGTGCGCGAACGCATCGGCGTGAACAACACCGGCATGTCCTTCAACTCTGTGATGGCCGTGGAACTGAACAACGGGCATCCAATGAATCCCATGGTCAATGCCGGTGCCATCGCCACGACGGCGATGATGCCCGGGAAAACCGCTGCCAAGAAATGGGAGAACGTGCGTGAAGGCCTTTCGGCTTTTGCCGGACGGCCGCTGACGCTGGATGACGAGGTCTACCATTCCGAGTCACTTGCTAATGAGCGCAACAAGGCGCTAGGCCGGTTGCTCAAAAGCTATGGACGGCTGGAAAACGACCCGCACGACGCAGTGGATGTCTACACCAAGCAGTGCTCGCTGAACGTCACCGCACATGATCTGGCGGTTATGGGCGCAACACTGGCTGATGGCGGGGTGAACCCTGTTACGGGCAAGCGAGTAGTGGATGCGGATGTTTGCCGCGATACTTTGGCGACAGTTGCCTCCAACGGCTTGTATGAGCGTTCGGGGGAGTGGCTGTTCGAGATCGGCATCCCTGCCAAGTCGGGTGTCTCCGGGGGCATCGTCGCGGTAGCTCCGGGCAAGGGCGCCATTGGCGCATTCTCTCCACCATTGGATATGGCCGGGAACTCGGTGCGTGCGCAGCTAGCTATCGGCCAGCTTTCACGAGCCATGGGCCTGAACCTGTTTGCTTCGGCACCAGAAAAGCGGACCTGA
- a CDS encoding acyl-CoA thioesterase, with the protein MAKGITFHTRKWVRPEDLNANGTLFGGSLLRWIDEEAAIYSIIQLGNKHVVTKFMSEINFIASAKEGDLIEMGLTAIDFGRTSVTLRAEVRNIFTQESILTIEKIVFVNIGEDGKPEPHGYDHITYTRDRIPLEITKSLI; encoded by the coding sequence ATGGCTAAGGGTATTACTTTTCATACGCGCAAGTGGGTTCGCCCAGAAGACTTAAACGCAAACGGCACGCTGTTCGGCGGCAGCCTGTTGCGTTGGATTGACGAAGAAGCTGCGATCTACTCGATCATCCAGCTGGGCAACAAGCACGTTGTCACCAAGTTCATGTCCGAGATCAACTTCATCGCCTCGGCAAAAGAAGGCGACCTTATCGAAATGGGCCTGACCGCCATCGACTTCGGCCGAACCTCGGTCACCCTGCGCGCAGAGGTGCGCAACATCTTCACCCAGGAATCGATCCTGACCATCGAGAAGATCGTCTTCGTGAACATCGGCGAAGATGGCAAGCCCGAGCCGCACGGCTACGACCACATCACCTACACCCGCGATCGCATTCCGCTGGAAATCACCAAGTCACTGATCTAG
- a CDS encoding VOC family protein, translating to MGRMIFVNLPTADLARADEFYKSLGFTKNETFSDENATSWIIDENILVMVLQQEFFAGFLVNGDKPGLGSGLREALNALSAETREDVDDFVARAEAGGGSIYRPADEPFPGMYQAAVQDPDGHVWEIAWMSPAAMENPV from the coding sequence ATGGGCCGAATGATTTTCGTCAACCTCCCAACCGCCGATCTGGCCAGAGCCGACGAGTTCTACAAGTCGCTGGGCTTCACCAAGAACGAGACGTTCTCCGATGAGAACGCCACCTCATGGATCATCGACGAGAACATCCTCGTGATGGTGCTTCAGCAGGAATTCTTTGCAGGTTTCCTGGTCAACGGCGATAAGCCGGGGCTAGGGAGCGGACTGCGCGAAGCCCTCAACGCGCTCTCGGCGGAGACCCGCGAGGACGTCGATGATTTCGTCGCCCGCGCCGAGGCTGGTGGCGGCAGCATCTACCGTCCGGCAGATGAGCCATTCCCCGGCATGTACCAGGCAGCGGTCCAAGACCCCGACGGCCACGTCTGGGAAATCGCGTGGATGAGCCCGGCGGCCATGGAGAACCCGGTCTAG
- a CDS encoding SGNH/GDSL hydrolase family protein: protein MGRLFMAIGDSFTEGVGDWEPRLPNGVRGWADRVAKQLSKADPEWQYVNLGIRSRRLKSVIEEQIPVALELKPEVITFYAGGNDILEFRKDMKQFLGQYEQAVDALVSTGAKVLLFTGFDIPVHPVLAPFKRRNWRFNECVRQLAELYPDSVVLVDYWNWEVYRDKRMWDIDKLHMNRAGHRYMAIRILEILGYPHQLVFDPFGAADRVGFWQATQRDLEWLRQWVLPMFGRRMRGITLGDELRPRWPEPMYPAKGMKKQFRKRPKSEEPRHLRNFEIR, encoded by the coding sequence ATGGGACGGCTGTTTATGGCGATCGGGGATTCCTTCACCGAGGGCGTGGGGGACTGGGAACCAAGGCTGCCCAACGGGGTGCGCGGCTGGGCGGACCGCGTAGCCAAGCAGCTGTCCAAAGCTGATCCGGAGTGGCAGTACGTGAATCTGGGAATTCGCAGCCGGCGGCTCAAATCTGTCATCGAGGAACAGATCCCCGTGGCCTTGGAACTCAAGCCGGAGGTGATTACCTTCTATGCAGGCGGCAATGACATCCTGGAGTTCCGCAAGGACATGAAGCAGTTCCTTGGCCAATACGAGCAAGCCGTCGACGCATTGGTATCCACCGGTGCCAAAGTCTTGTTGTTCACCGGGTTCGATATTCCCGTGCACCCGGTGCTGGCTCCATTCAAGCGGCGCAACTGGCGCTTCAATGAATGCGTGCGCCAGCTCGCCGAACTCTACCCAGATTCCGTGGTGCTGGTCGACTACTGGAACTGGGAAGTCTACCGGGACAAGCGCATGTGGGATATCGACAAGCTGCACATGAACCGTGCGGGCCATCGCTATATGGCGATCAGGATCCTGGAGATTCTCGGGTATCCTCACCAGCTCGTTTTCGATCCCTTCGGCGCCGCGGACCGAGTCGGCTTCTGGCAGGCCACGCAGCGCGACCTGGAATGGCTGCGGCAATGGGTGCTGCCGATGTTCGGCAGGCGCATGCGGGGCATTACGCTGGGCGACGAGCTGCGTCCGCGCTGGCCGGAACCGATGTACCCAGCCAAGGGGATGAAGAAGCAGTTCCGCAAGCGCCCCAAATCAGAAGAGCCACGGCACTTGCGGAATTTTGAGATCCGCTAG
- a CDS encoding sensor histidine kinase: MTSTPWNLPGTATARPPLKLGYTLLHLALLGSFGTIVLTLFAAWLAVGIGLTPILGIGLIVLVGLLAALFGLARFEILRISGLYGIEAVPLSWPQRRGPGFGEYVRSVGRALSSGRMWAAVGSFVISCLFGAILLGALESSVHFAVLSFAPLAGVETVPGPLSWEIPASQAPWMFLLALAGAGVAVGLGFLHRSITVGIIGSLARETELTERVRSTAVQREGAVRAAEVERTRIERDLHDGVQPRLVSVAMTLGLAHQQIDENPQKAKELVAEAHASTKSAITELRQLTRGIYASVLDDRGLDAALSAVAGRSHIPVQLDVLLEGRYPRVAEAAVYFAIAEALTNAAKHSRAQRCLVTVRVRETNGQPRLWARIEDNGVGSARITPGGGLDGINNRIVAAGGTLSLDSPAGGPTTLEVSVPCAY; the protein is encoded by the coding sequence ATGACTTCGACACCATGGAACTTGCCGGGCACCGCAACGGCCCGCCCGCCGTTGAAACTCGGCTACACGTTGTTGCATCTGGCTCTGCTGGGAAGCTTCGGAACCATAGTCCTGACGCTGTTCGCTGCCTGGCTTGCCGTGGGCATCGGGCTGACCCCGATCCTCGGCATAGGCCTGATCGTGCTCGTTGGCCTGCTTGCCGCCCTCTTCGGATTGGCACGCTTTGAAATCCTGCGCATCAGCGGCCTGTACGGCATCGAAGCGGTCCCACTGAGCTGGCCCCAGCGCCGGGGACCGGGCTTTGGCGAATACGTCCGCTCGGTGGGACGGGCACTGTCCAGCGGGAGGATGTGGGCGGCCGTTGGCAGCTTCGTCATCTCCTGCCTGTTCGGGGCGATCCTGCTCGGGGCGCTGGAGTCGTCGGTGCACTTCGCCGTTCTGTCCTTCGCTCCGCTGGCCGGCGTGGAGACGGTCCCCGGCCCGCTCTCCTGGGAAATCCCAGCTTCCCAAGCCCCATGGATGTTCTTGCTGGCCCTAGCCGGCGCAGGTGTGGCCGTCGGATTAGGCTTCTTGCACCGCAGCATCACCGTAGGCATCATCGGCTCGCTGGCCCGGGAAACCGAGCTGACCGAGCGCGTGCGTTCCACCGCGGTGCAGCGCGAAGGCGCAGTGCGTGCCGCCGAGGTTGAGCGCACCCGCATTGAGCGCGATCTGCATGACGGGGTCCAGCCGCGCCTGGTCTCGGTAGCCATGACCTTGGGCCTGGCGCACCAGCAGATCGATGAGAACCCGCAGAAGGCTAAGGAACTGGTGGCCGAGGCGCACGCCTCGACCAAGTCAGCCATTACCGAGCTGCGCCAGCTCACCCGCGGCATCTACGCTTCAGTGCTCGATGACCGTGGACTGGATGCGGCACTCTCGGCGGTAGCCGGCCGCTCGCATATCCCGGTCCAGCTCGATGTGCTGCTGGAAGGACGCTATCCCCGCGTCGCCGAAGCGGCGGTGTACTTCGCCATCGCCGAGGCGCTGACCAACGCGGCCAAGCACTCCCGAGCCCAGCGCTGCCTGGTCACCGTGCGAGTTCGCGAAACTAACGGGCAACCCCGCCTGTGGGCACGCATCGAGGACAACGGCGTGGGTTCAGCGCGCATCACCCCCGGCGGCGGACTGGACGGAATCAATAACCGCATCGTCGCAGCCGGCGGAACCTTGAGCCTGGACAGCCCGGCCGGAGGGCCGACAACATTGGAAGTGAGTGTGCCATGCGCGTACTAA
- a CDS encoding response regulator transcription factor, which translates to MRVLICEDSVLLREGLVRLLDHSGHRVVADLPEASGLMPFLDSASEEDFPQICILDVRLPPTYTDEGIRAALEVRKKYPDLPLLVLSQYVEERYASELISTRSGAIGYLLKDRVADVSEFVASLEQIAAGGTILDQEVVAQLLTRRNHDDRMQRLTDRERTVLAAVAEGKSNQAIAALLFLSEASVEKYITSIFQKLGLEADGTGNRRVLAALAHIQNLGTTNTDRTES; encoded by the coding sequence ATGCGCGTACTAATTTGCGAGGATTCAGTGCTTTTGCGCGAAGGCCTGGTCCGATTGCTCGACCACAGCGGCCACCGCGTGGTGGCCGACCTGCCAGAAGCCAGCGGACTGATGCCCTTCTTGGACTCGGCATCCGAAGAAGACTTCCCGCAGATCTGCATTCTGGATGTCCGGCTTCCGCCGACCTACACCGACGAGGGCATCCGGGCAGCCCTGGAGGTGCGCAAGAAATACCCAGATCTGCCACTGCTGGTGCTCTCGCAGTATGTGGAGGAACGCTACGCTTCGGAATTGATTTCCACCCGCTCCGGGGCCATCGGCTACCTGCTCAAGGATCGCGTGGCAGATGTCAGCGAATTCGTCGCTTCCCTAGAGCAGATCGCAGCCGGCGGAACGATCCTCGACCAGGAAGTGGTGGCACAGCTGTTGACACGAAGAAACCACGATGACCGGATGCAGCGGCTCACCGACCGCGAACGCACCGTGCTGGCGGCCGTAGCTGAAGGGAAATCCAACCAAGCCATCGCCGCACTGCTCTTCCTCTCGGAAGCCAGCGTTGAAAAGTACATCACCTCCATCTTCCAGAAACTCGGCTTGGAAGCCGATGGAACGGGCAACCGGCGTGTGCTGGCAGCCCTGGCGCATATCCAGAACCTGGGCACGACCAACACCGACAGGACAGAATCATGA
- a CDS encoding DUF4097 family beta strand repeat-containing protein: protein MTQTQPSPMPPAPGAPKSSGNALNIILAVLGGLVVLTLLIGSARSAFAALNRDQSTHSASVQGVTGLEISAGAGNFDLRFAEVNEATLDVDSTNSRDWKLKREGSNLVVDSPNGWGNWCFFGCGNFENAAVLTLPESMNDGSLDALFDLAAGDFNAVGSFRNLDVQVGAGDLDISGTAQFATVEIGAGSAEISLEDVQKADFEISAGDLKGTLSGKAPELIEATVSAGSLELELPDATYDVRQDVAAGDISNLLATDKDSPNKISVEVSAGNASFYPQDSGPGPWED from the coding sequence ATGACTCAGACACAACCAAGCCCGATGCCACCAGCTCCCGGTGCTCCCAAAAGCAGCGGCAACGCGCTGAATATCATTCTCGCTGTGCTCGGCGGCCTGGTCGTATTGACCTTGCTGATCGGCTCCGCCCGCAGCGCGTTCGCGGCTCTGAACCGCGACCAGTCCACCCACAGTGCAAGCGTGCAAGGGGTGACCGGCTTGGAGATCTCCGCTGGGGCCGGAAACTTCGACCTGCGCTTCGCAGAGGTCAATGAAGCCACCTTGGATGTGGACAGCACGAATTCCCGGGACTGGAAGCTGAAGCGCGAGGGCAGCAACCTGGTAGTCGATTCACCCAATGGCTGGGGCAACTGGTGCTTCTTTGGCTGCGGCAACTTTGAGAACGCTGCGGTGCTCACCTTGCCCGAGTCAATGAATGACGGCAGCCTGGATGCCTTGTTCGATCTGGCCGCAGGCGACTTCAATGCGGTGGGTTCCTTCAGGAACCTGGACGTGCAGGTAGGCGCCGGGGACTTGGATATCTCCGGAACCGCCCAATTCGCTACGGTGGAAATCGGTGCCGGTAGCGCTGAGATCTCCTTGGAGGACGTGCAGAAGGCCGACTTCGAAATTTCTGCTGGCGACTTGAAGGGGACGCTCTCGGGCAAGGCTCCTGAACTCATTGAAGCAACCGTGAGCGCGGGTTCCCTGGAACTGGAACTGCCAGATGCCACCTACGATGTGCGGCAGGATGTTGCTGCTGGCGATATCTCGAACTTGCTGGCCACCGACAAGGATTCACCGAACAAGATCTCGGTTGAGGTCTCGGCTGGCAACGCGAGTTTCTACCCGCAAGATTCGGGTCCCGGCCCGTGGGAAGACTGA
- a CDS encoding PspA/IM30 family protein, producing MAKKRSIWARMFGIGKANANAALDALEDPKKMLDQSVREYTNNIAQAEQAVAQTIGNLRMAEDDHSKLQQEVKEWGGKALAASNKADEYSAAGDADNQQKFNQLATVAIQRQMDAEKRAKNLESTITTQREVVAKLKTGLNTMQTKRQELVAKRDELVARARNAKTQNQMMDTLKALDVNDPTSEISRFEQKIRQDEAKVRGAQELAASSLDAQFAQLEDLGAASEVDARLAAMKASSAPQDVLEEADDAAAIEAGQPQVSEIEARLAALKKNQA from the coding sequence ATGGCCAAGAAGCGCTCAATTTGGGCTCGAATGTTCGGTATCGGCAAGGCTAACGCCAACGCCGCTTTGGATGCTCTGGAGGATCCGAAGAAGATGCTGGACCAGTCGGTTCGCGAATACACCAACAACATCGCCCAGGCCGAACAGGCCGTAGCCCAGACCATCGGCAACCTGCGCATGGCCGAGGACGACCACTCCAAGCTCCAACAGGAAGTAAAGGAGTGGGGCGGCAAGGCCCTGGCTGCGTCCAACAAGGCCGATGAATACTCTGCTGCCGGCGATGCAGACAACCAGCAGAAGTTCAACCAGCTGGCCACCGTGGCCATCCAGCGCCAGATGGATGCTGAAAAGCGCGCCAAGAACCTGGAATCGACCATCACCACTCAGCGTGAGGTCGTTGCCAAGCTGAAGACCGGTCTGAACACCATGCAGACCAAGCGCCAGGAACTCGTAGCCAAGCGTGATGAGCTCGTTGCCCGTGCCCGCAATGCCAAAACCCAGAACCAGATGATGGACACCCTCAAGGCGCTGGACGTCAATGACCCGACCAGCGAGATCAGCCGCTTCGAGCAGAAGATCCGCCAGGACGAAGCCAAGGTTCGTGGTGCCCAAGAGCTGGCGGCGTCCTCGCTGGATGCGCAGTTCGCCCAGCTCGAAGACCTTGGGGCTGCCAGTGAAGTTGATGCAAGATTGGCGGCGATGAAGGCCAGCAGCGCACCGCAGGATGTGCTGGAAGAAGCAGATGACGCGGCCGCAATCGAAGCCGGCCAGCCGCAGGTTTCCGAGATTGAAGCCCGCCTGGCCGCGTTGAAGAAGAACCAGGCCTAG
- a CDS encoding AAA family ATPase, whose amino-acid sequence MSALFDTLPVRRITEHPKAPMDRSDWAAQIPAVQQLLDEGLELGQLTVLVGENGAGKSTLVEAIAAAFGLNAEGGTRNSMHQTQPTESGLSSHLQLERGAGASKAGVFLRAETMHGHFAYLGSIGSRGKHNFQSHGESFVEFFTERSYVNGLWVFDEAESALSFNSCLMLLSHIADLLRSGSQVILSTHSPILASLPEARIYEIGEWGIRESDYDELDMVRNWRLFLDAPGRYLRHFND is encoded by the coding sequence ATGAGCGCACTTTTCGACACTCTGCCGGTTCGCCGCATCACCGAACATCCCAAGGCACCCATGGATCGTTCCGATTGGGCCGCCCAGATTCCGGCGGTGCAGCAACTTCTTGACGAGGGCCTTGAACTGGGCCAGCTGACTGTGCTGGTGGGGGAAAACGGCGCGGGAAAATCGACACTCGTCGAGGCGATTGCAGCGGCCTTTGGACTGAATGCCGAGGGCGGAACCCGCAACAGCATGCACCAGACCCAGCCCACCGAATCCGGGTTGTCCTCGCACCTGCAATTGGAACGCGGAGCCGGTGCGTCCAAGGCCGGAGTGTTCTTGCGCGCAGAAACCATGCACGGGCACTTCGCCTATCTGGGCTCCATCGGCTCGCGCGGAAAGCACAATTTCCAGAGCCATGGCGAATCCTTCGTCGAGTTCTTCACCGAGCGCTCGTATGTCAATGGGTTGTGGGTCTTCGACGAAGCCGAGTCAGCGCTGTCCTTCAATAGCTGCCTCATGCTGCTCTCGCATATTGCAGATCTGCTGCGTTCCGGTTCTCAGGTGATTCTCTCCACCCACTCGCCAATTCTTGCTTCCTTGCCGGAGGCGAGAATCTATGAAATTGGCGAGTGGGGAATCCGCGAATCGGACTACGACGAGTTGGACATGGTGCGGAACTGGCGGCTTTTCCTGGATGCCCCGGGACGGTACCTACGCCATTTCAATGACTAG